In Modestobacter versicolor, a single genomic region encodes these proteins:
- a CDS encoding SDR family NAD(P)-dependent oxidoreductase — protein sequence MTAETTASDVSSARALREVVLVTGASSGIGRASAIQFAERGASLVLVSRSATTLADAAADCRAAGAAAVECVPADVLDPDAVQAAVDRAVQTFGRLDVVVHAATVMAYGRIEDVPADVFERVVDTAVLGTFHVFRSALPVLRSQQRGHVVVVSSLLASITAPTMGAYVTAKWGQLGLIRTLQQELRELPDVHVSAVAPGGVTTPIYDQAATVLGNTGHPPPPVYTPERVARAVVSRIDAPRRLKQSGFANPLIITGFRLFPPVFDALVGPLLKVFGMARDAVPPTTGNVFAPVPEKESTRGTYRGI from the coding sequence GTGACTGCAGAGACCACGGCAAGCGACGTCTCGTCCGCGCGAGCCCTCCGCGAGGTCGTGCTGGTCACCGGCGCCTCCAGCGGGATCGGCCGGGCCAGCGCCATCCAGTTCGCCGAACGCGGCGCCTCGCTGGTGCTGGTGTCCCGCAGCGCCACCACGCTGGCCGACGCCGCCGCCGACTGCCGCGCTGCCGGGGCCGCTGCGGTGGAGTGCGTGCCCGCCGACGTGCTGGACCCCGACGCCGTGCAGGCCGCCGTCGACCGGGCGGTGCAGACCTTCGGCCGGCTGGACGTCGTCGTCCACGCGGCGACCGTGATGGCCTACGGCCGGATCGAGGACGTGCCGGCCGACGTCTTCGAGCGGGTCGTGGACACCGCCGTGCTCGGCACCTTCCACGTCTTCCGCTCGGCGCTGCCGGTGCTCCGCTCGCAGCAGCGCGGGCACGTGGTGGTGGTCAGCTCGCTGCTCGCCTCGATCACCGCGCCGACGATGGGCGCCTACGTGACGGCGAAGTGGGGCCAGCTCGGGCTCATCCGCACCCTGCAGCAGGAGCTGCGCGAGCTGCCCGACGTGCACGTCTCCGCCGTCGCCCCCGGCGGGGTCACCACGCCCATCTACGACCAGGCCGCGACCGTGCTCGGCAACACCGGCCACCCGCCGCCGCCGGTCTACACGCCGGAGCGGGTGGCCCGGGCGGTCGTGTCGCGGATCGACGCCCCGCGCCGGCTCAAGCAGTCCGGCTTCGCGAACCCGCTGATCATCACGGGGTTCCGGCTGTTCCCGCCGGTGTTCGACGCCCTGGTCGGCCCGCTGCTCAAGGTCTTCGGGATGGCGCGCGACGCCGTGCCGCCGACCACCGGCAACGTGTTCGCGCCGGTGCCCGAGAAGGAGTCGACCCGCGGCACCTACCGGGGCATCTGA
- a CDS encoding acyl-CoA dehydrogenase family protein: MPVARLVPTQEAADLLELTRALAREELEPRVATAEADEVFPRDVFRTLGRAGLLGLPYGEDVGGGAQPYEVYLQVLEELAAVWASVAVGVSVHGLSCFGLATQGTAEQQQRWLPEMLGGELLGAYCLSEPHAGSDPAAMRTTAVRDGDSYVLTGDKAWTTHGGQADFYKVMARTSDDRSRGISCFLVPADAAGLVADPAERKMGLTGSTTATMRFEGVRIDADRRLGAEGQGLAIALAGLDAGRLGIAAVATGLAQGALDDALAYAKERETFGVPIIEHQGLAFLIADMAAAVETSRAMYLAAARLKDAGQPYSQQAAIAKLVCTDNAMKVTTDAVQVLGGYGYTKDFPVERYMREAKVMQIFEGTNQIQRVVISRALARGGAERTTVTGEPGFALAR; this comes from the coding sequence GTGCCCGTCGCCCGCCTGGTTCCCACGCAGGAGGCCGCCGACCTGCTCGAGCTCACCCGGGCCCTCGCCCGCGAGGAGCTGGAGCCCCGGGTGGCCACCGCCGAGGCCGACGAGGTCTTCCCGCGCGACGTCTTCCGCACCCTGGGCCGCGCCGGGCTGCTCGGCCTGCCCTACGGCGAGGACGTCGGCGGCGGCGCGCAGCCCTACGAGGTCTACCTGCAGGTGCTCGAGGAGCTCGCTGCCGTCTGGGCCAGCGTCGCGGTGGGCGTGAGCGTGCACGGGCTGTCCTGCTTCGGCCTGGCCACCCAGGGCACCGCAGAGCAGCAGCAGCGCTGGCTGCCGGAGATGCTCGGCGGCGAGTTGCTGGGCGCGTACTGCCTGTCCGAGCCGCACGCCGGCTCCGACCCGGCCGCGATGCGCACCACCGCCGTCCGCGACGGCGACTCCTACGTGCTCACCGGCGACAAGGCCTGGACGACGCACGGCGGCCAGGCCGACTTCTACAAGGTGATGGCCCGGACGTCCGACGACCGGTCCCGCGGCATCTCCTGCTTCCTGGTGCCCGCCGACGCCGCTGGCCTCGTCGCGGACCCGGCCGAGCGGAAGATGGGCCTGACCGGCTCGACCACGGCGACCATGCGGTTCGAGGGCGTGCGCATCGACGCCGACCGGCGGCTGGGCGCGGAGGGCCAGGGGCTGGCCATCGCGCTCGCCGGGCTGGACGCCGGGCGGCTGGGCATCGCCGCCGTCGCGACCGGGCTGGCCCAGGGCGCGCTGGACGACGCGCTCGCGTACGCCAAGGAGCGGGAGACGTTCGGCGTCCCGATCATCGAGCACCAGGGCCTGGCGTTCCTGATCGCCGACATGGCCGCCGCCGTCGAGACCTCGCGGGCGATGTACCTGGCCGCGGCGCGGCTCAAGGACGCCGGCCAGCCCTACTCCCAGCAGGCCGCGATCGCGAAGCTGGTGTGCACCGACAACGCGATGAAGGTGACCACCGACGCCGTCCAGGTGCTCGGCGGCTACGGCTACACCAAGGACTTCCCGGTCGAGCGGTACATGCGCGAGGCCAAGGTCATGCAGATCTTCGAGGGCACCAACCAGATCCAGCGGGTGGTGATCAGCCGCGCGCTGGCCCGCGGCGGCGCCGAGCGGACCACGGTCACCGGCGAGCCCGGCTTCGCCCTCGCCCGCTAG
- a CDS encoding DUF2277 domain-containing protein: protein MCRNIHVLHNLEPATTSDEVRAAALQYVRKVSGSAKPSQANQAAFDRAVEEIAHATEHLLADLVTTAPPKDREVLAAQARARAAVRYAR from the coding sequence ATGTGCCGGAACATCCACGTGCTGCACAACCTCGAGCCCGCGACGACGTCGGACGAGGTGCGGGCCGCCGCGCTGCAGTACGTGCGCAAGGTCAGCGGCTCGGCCAAGCCCTCGCAGGCGAACCAGGCCGCGTTCGACCGGGCGGTCGAGGAGATCGCGCACGCCACCGAGCACCTGCTCGCCGATCTGGTCACCACCGCGCCGCCCAAGGACCGCGAGGTGCTCGCCGCCCAGGCCCGCGCCCGAGCCGCCGTGCGGTACGCCCGCTGA
- the ilvA gene encoding threonine ammonia-lyase IlvA, protein MTDVRTSFSAEVSAAARRLAGVAERTPLQRNARLSELTGAAVWVKREDLQVGRSYKVRGAYNTISQLDDVRRAAGAVTASAGNHGQGVAYACRVLGVRGKVFVPGTTPRQKRQRIAALGGDMVELVVHGDTYDDAAAAAAEHAALTGATLVPAFDALSTVVGQATVAAELLDQLGSAPDVLVLPVGGGGLLAGCGTWLREHAPGTRLVGVEPAGAAGMAAALAAGHPVELPEIDTFVDGASVRRAGDVTFPLVRDSGAELVTVPEGQVCTEMLELYQVDGVIAEPAGALASAALTSGAVVVEPGQTVVTLLSGGNNDVSRYAEVVERSLVHRGLKHYFLVEFPQEPGALRRFLDEVLGPDDDIVLFEYVKRDNRETGAALTGIELGSVDGLAPLLDRIERGPLKIQHLAPGTTAYRFLV, encoded by the coding sequence GTGACCGACGTGCGCACCAGCTTCTCCGCCGAGGTCTCCGCCGCCGCCCGGCGGCTGGCCGGCGTCGCCGAGCGGACGCCGCTGCAGCGCAACGCCCGGCTCTCCGAGCTGACCGGCGCGGCCGTCTGGGTGAAACGCGAGGACCTGCAGGTCGGGCGCTCCTACAAGGTCCGCGGCGCCTACAACACGATCAGCCAGCTGGACGACGTCCGGCGGGCGGCCGGCGCGGTCACCGCGAGCGCCGGCAACCACGGGCAGGGCGTGGCCTACGCCTGCCGGGTGCTCGGGGTGCGCGGCAAGGTGTTCGTGCCCGGGACGACGCCGCGGCAGAAGCGGCAGCGGATCGCGGCGCTGGGCGGGGACATGGTGGAACTCGTGGTCCACGGCGACACCTACGACGACGCGGCCGCAGCCGCCGCGGAGCACGCCGCGCTGACCGGCGCGACGCTGGTGCCCGCCTTCGACGCGCTGTCCACCGTCGTCGGGCAGGCCACCGTCGCCGCCGAGCTGCTCGACCAGCTGGGCAGCGCCCCCGACGTCCTCGTCCTGCCGGTCGGTGGGGGCGGGCTGCTGGCCGGCTGCGGCACCTGGCTGCGCGAGCACGCGCCCGGCACCCGGCTGGTCGGTGTCGAGCCGGCCGGCGCTGCCGGCATGGCCGCGGCGCTGGCGGCCGGGCACCCGGTGGAGCTGCCGGAGATCGACACCTTCGTCGACGGCGCCTCGGTGCGCCGGGCCGGCGACGTCACGTTCCCGCTGGTGCGCGACTCCGGCGCCGAGCTGGTGACCGTGCCCGAGGGGCAGGTCTGCACCGAGATGCTGGAGCTGTACCAGGTCGACGGGGTGATCGCCGAGCCCGCCGGGGCGCTGGCGAGCGCGGCACTGACCAGCGGCGCCGTCGTCGTCGAGCCCGGTCAGACGGTGGTGACCCTGCTGTCGGGCGGCAACAACGACGTCAGCCGGTACGCCGAGGTCGTCGAGCGGTCACTGGTGCACCGCGGGCTCAAGCACTACTTCCTGGTCGAGTTCCCGCAGGAGCCCGGCGCGCTGCGCCGGTTCCTCGACGAGGTGCTCGGTCCGGACGACGACATCGTGCTGTTCGAGTACGTCAAGCGCGACAACCGGGAGACCGGCGCGGCGCTGACCGGCATCGAGCTGGGCAGCGTCGACGGGCTCGCCCCGTTGCTGGACCGGATCGAGCGCGGCCCGCTGAAGATCCAGCACCTGGCCCCCGGCACGACCGCCTACCGCTTCCTCGTCTAG